The proteins below come from a single Malus domestica chromosome 03, GDT2T_hap1 genomic window:
- the LOC103424922 gene encoding OVARIAN TUMOR DOMAIN-containing deubiquitinating enzyme 6-like has protein sequence MTRILVQRGSSSGSSSNPTRPSSLSGSSSAWAQSQVNNPQALSVVKDEEIVEEAQENVFVDELPEYCGSGDNKAVKNDDLLTESCNDDNVSSSDELAEGEKVGKNDIASPGELMKGLDGVRISERVTVENVDSSSDSLQNVIASSQPPPPPVPPPPKLSSANSNSRRSVSGSSNAVRIGPSRRAAAWPVVSTRTSPNGSLPSSPRSHGESEGYNSADEHSPCFVSSYDDTERERQFEIDIRRAKGFEVKRMLEDGNCLFRAVADQVYGDSEAYDLIRQMCIDYMERERDHFSQFITEGFTSYCKRKRRDKVYGNNIEIQALSEMYNRPIHIYSYSTEPINIFHGSYDTDTPPLRLSYHHGNHYNSLVDPRRQTIGVGLGFSRLRGMGSNIDKDQVKAAIKAQQDQQIDNALLAEGRFYSDLELTEKEIERMVMEASRLEYADGTFKQQLGRRESSTSSAEPSSSGARSSGSETKVEEREQGFQDSTLSSSMQVVLSMGFSYLQVIEAYSIFGDDVDSMVCYLLETSSSSRRKGKATE, from the exons ATGACTAGAATTCTGGTTCAGCGAGGTTCTTCAAGTGGTTCTTCTTCCAACCCAACTCGTCCTTCTTCCTTGTCTGGGTCTTCTTCTGCTTGGGCACAGTCACAGGTTAATAATCCTCAGGCTCTTTCGGTTGTGAAAGATGAGGAAATTGTAGAGGAGGCACAAGAAAATGTTTTTGTGGATGAGCTGCCAGAGTATTGTGGGAGTGGTGACAATAAGGCCGTGAAAAATGATGATCTTTTGACAGAAAGCTGTAATGATGACAATGTGAGTTCAAGTGATGAACTAGCTGAGGGGGAAAAAGTTGGTAAAAATGACATTGCCAGTCCTGGGGAATTGATGAAAGGTTTAGACGGGGTGAGGATTTCTGAAAGGGTGACAGTTGAAAATGTGGACTCAAGCAGTGATTCTTTACAAAATGTGATTGCGAGTTCTCAGCCACCACCTCCTCCAGTCCCTCCTCCCCCAAAACTTTCCTCAGCAAACTCGAATTCAAGGAGATCTGTCTCAGGGAGTTCAAATGCTGTCCGGATTGGACCTTCTAGAAGAGCAGCTGCCTGGCCTGTTGTTTCAACTAGGACTTCGCCAAATGGGTCACTGCCTTCTTCTCCCAGGTCCCATGGTGAAAGCGAGGGGTACAATAGTGCTGATGAGCATAGTCCTTGCTTTGTATCTTCCTATGATGACACT GAAAGAGAACGacagtttgaaattgatattaGGCGTGCAAAAGGTTTTGAAGTGAAAAGAATGCTGGAGGATGGGAATTGTCTCTTTCGTGCTGTTGCAGATCAAGTTTATGGGGATTCTGAAGCCTATGACTTGATCCGGCAAATGTGCATAGATTACATG GAACGAGAGAGGGATCACTTTTCTCAATTTATTACAGAAGGATTTACCTCTTATTGTAAGAGGAAAAGAAGAGACAAG GTCTATGGAAACAATATTGAGATCCAAGCCTTATCTGAAATGTATAATCGGCCCATCCATATTTATTCCTATAGCACAG AACCGATTAATATTTTCCATGGAAGCTATGACACTGACACACCACCCCTACGACTAAGTTATCATCATGGAAATCATTACAACTCTCTTGTTGATCCCCGTCGTCAGACCATCGGTGTAGGACTTGGGTTCAGCCGTCTTCGTGGAATGGGT TCAAATATTGACAAGGATCAGGTCAAGGCTGCTATTAAGGCTCAACAGGACCAACAAATTGATAAT GCACTTCTAGCTGAGGGGCGATTTTACTCGGATCTGGAGCTTACTGAGAAAGAAATTGAGCGTATGGTTATGGAAGCTTCGAGGCTTGAATACGCAGACGGCACATTTAAGCAACAACTTGGACGTAGAGAATCTTCCACTTCTAGTGCTGAGCCGTCATCTTCGGGAGCTA GATCATCAGGCAGTGAGACTAAAGTTGAAGAGAGGGAGCAAGGATTTCAGGATTCGACCCTTAGCAGTAGTATGCAAGTTGTGCTATCGATGGGGTTCAGCTATCTGCAGGTGATTGAGGCATACAGCATATTCGGAGATGATGTTGATTCCATGGTTTGTTACTTGTTGGAAACTAGCAGCAGTAGCCGGCGCAAAGGCAAGGCAACCGAATGA
- the LOC103424724 gene encoding small RNA-binding protein 11, chloroplastic-like isoform X1, with product MAASLGGRMSNSFLRNASHSNSYISPAHFLFSRGFSSKLFVKGISFATTEKSLTEAFSPFGKVVHVHILRNATTNKSKGFGYVTFEGEEEAQNALTNMNGKMVDQRVIFVDKAGRYTRGV from the exons ATGGCGGCTTCGTTAGGAGGCCGAATGTCCAATAGCTTTCTCAGGAACGCCTCACATTCCAACTCCTATATCTCTCCTGCCCACTTTCTCTTCTCGAGGGGATTTTCTTCCAAGCTTTTCGTCAaag GTATATCATTTGCCACCACTGAAAAATCATTAACTGAAGCATTTTCGCCATTTGGAAAGGTCGTTCATG TTCACATATTGCGAAATGCAACTACAAACAAGTCAAAAGGATTTGGATATGTGACCTTTGAAGGAGAAGAGGAGGCCCAGAACGCTCTGACGAACATGAATGGGAAG ATGGTGGATCAACGCGTTATTTTCGTGGACAAAGCAGGGCGCTACACTCGAGGGGTCTAA
- the LOC103424724 gene encoding uncharacterized protein isoform X2, translating into MMLCYEEDSSMNGISFATTEKSLTEAFSPFGKVVHVHILRNATTNKSKGFGYVTFEGEEEAQNALTNMNGKMVDQRVIFVDKAGRYTRGV; encoded by the exons ATGATGCTGTGCTACGAAGAAGATTCTTCTATGAACG GTATATCATTTGCCACCACTGAAAAATCATTAACTGAAGCATTTTCGCCATTTGGAAAGGTCGTTCATG TTCACATATTGCGAAATGCAACTACAAACAAGTCAAAAGGATTTGGATATGTGACCTTTGAAGGAGAAGAGGAGGCCCAGAACGCTCTGACGAACATGAATGGGAAG ATGGTGGATCAACGCGTTATTTTCGTGGACAAAGCAGGGCGCTACACTCGAGGGGTCTAA
- the LOC103424932 gene encoding mRNA-decapping enzyme-like protein, translating into MSQNGKLTPNLDQQSTKLLNLTVLQRIDPSVEEILITSTHVTFYEFNTDLSEWSRKDVEGSLFVVKRNAQPRFQFIVMNRRNSENLVEDLLGDFEFEVQHPYLLYRNAAREVNGIWFYNPSECEEVANMFNRILSAYSKVPQNSMVSPTKSEFEELEAVPSMVIMDGPLEPSSSTASHVTDIPDDPAFVNFFSTAMTIMNSSTTAITGQPYQSSSTTYLPSHPFGVAPSSIPGMQIPCAPLLSSTTLSPFVDLPESHNTTNLASNLVKPSFFVHPSSSATTMPAVTASSRAASLLHPAVSVQRPYGAPLLQPFPPPAPPPSLTAASFPPNYGPLNRDKVRNALMLLVQDNQFIDMVYGALQKAHHS; encoded by the exons ATGTCCCAGAACGGGAAATTGACGCCGAACCTGGACCAGCAGAGCACGAAGCTTCTGAATCTGACGGTTCTGCAGCGAATCGACCCCTCCGTCGAGGAAATTCTCATCACCTCCACTCACGTCACCTTCTACGAGTTCAACACTGACCTTAGCGAATGg AGTCGCAAGGACGTCGAAGGATCGCTCTTCGTGGTCAAGAG GAATGCGCAACCTCGGTTTCAGTTCATTGTGATGAACCGGCGGAATAGTG AAAATTTGGTGGAGGATCTCTTGGGAGATTTTGAATTCGAAGTCCAACATCCATATCTATTGTATCGAAATGCGGCTCGAGAGGTCAATGGTATTTGGTTCTACAATCCAAGTGAATGTGAGGAGGTGGCAAATATGTTTAACAG GATTCTTAGTGCATATTCCAAGGTACCTCAAAACTCAATGGTATCACCAACAAAGAG TGAGTTTGAGGAACTGGAAGCAGTCCCAAGCATGGTTATTATGGATGGTCCTTTGGAGCCATCGTCATCAACTGCCTCTCATGTCACAGACATTCCGGATGATCCGGCTTTTGTGAACTTCTTCAGT ACGGCTATGACTATCATGAATTCTTCAACTACAGCAATTACCGGACAGCCTTACCAATCATCTTCGACAACCTATCTACCTTCTCATCCATTCGGTGTTGCACCTTCAAGTATTCCTGGCATGCAAATTCCATGTGCTCCACTGCTATCATCGACAACTTTATCCCCTTTCGTTGACCTCCCTGAATCCCATAACACCACCAACTTGGCCAGTAATCTTGTAAAGCCATCTTTTTTTGTTCATCCTTCCTCTTCAGCAACAACGATGCCAGCTGTCACTGCATCAAGCCGTGCTGCTTCTCTTCTTCACCCTGCTGTAAGTGTGCAACGTCCATATGGTGCTCCTTTGTTACAACCTTTTCCACCGCCAGCCCCTCCACCATCTCTCACAGCTGCTTCTTTCCCTCCTAACTATGGGCCACTAAATAGAGATAAAGTACGAAATGCACTCATGCTGCTTGTACAG GATAATCAATTCATCGACATGGTATACGGAGCACTCCAGAAGGCACACCACTCGTAA
- the LOC103424714 gene encoding casparian strip membrane protein 2-like, producing the protein MESKKRGEVVAISTGEKANYSAKGKAAEGAPPPAAAAVTAKVTKIRTMGGGWKKGLAIIDIVLRLGAGSAAVAAAYTAGNTEQILPFFTQFFQFHAQYNDLPTFTFFVVANAVAVGYIGFSLPFSIICVIRPHAMGPRLLLVILDTVMVALIIAADGASSAIVYLAHNGNVNANWLAICRQYNDFCQALSGALVSSFVAAVFFMFLVVNSTFALKRK; encoded by the exons ATGGAATCGAAAAAGCGTGGAGAAGTAGTAGCCATTAGTACCGGGGAAAAGGCGAATTACAGTGCCAAAGGAAAGGCTGCTGAAGGTGCTCCTCCTCCTGCTGCTGCTGCGGTCACCGCAAAAGTTACCAAAATCAGGACTATGGGAGGAGGATGGAAAAAGGGTCTGGCGATCATAGACATTGTGCTGCGGCTCGGTGCCGGTTCAGCTGCTGTTGCTGCGGCTTACACTGCAGGGAATACTGAACAGATTCTTCCTTTCTTCACACAGTTCTTCCAGTTCCATGCTCAGTACAATGATCTTCCAACTTTCAC GTTTTTTGTTGTTGCAAATGCAGTAGCTGTGGGATACATAGGGTTCTCCTTGCCCTTCTCTATAATCTGCGTTATTCGACCTCATGCAATGGGGCCAAGGCTACTACTCGTTATCCTTGACACA GTGATGGTTGCTCTAATCATAGCTGCCGATGGCGCTTCATCTGCAATTGTGTACTTGGCGCATAACGGGAACGTGAACGCAAACTGGCTTGCTATTTGCAGGCAATACAACGACTTCTGCCAGGCACTCAGTGGGGCTCTTGTATCTTCATTTGTCGCAGCAGTCTTTTTTATGTTTCTGGTTGTGAATTCTACTTTCGCTCttaaaagaaaatga